The Lacrimispora xylanolytica genome has a segment encoding these proteins:
- a CDS encoding glycoside hydrolase family 13 protein: protein MKNNMKINREAVLHIPLSNYAFANSEHKLTIRIRTQKDNVSACTLYYGDRACPSTPVVFEEIQMEIKARDELFDYYEATFETPYARVCYYFKLQNEGEWTYYYSERFSNELAILYFERNIMEERSEYYQYPYILRTEIPDVPAWFKKAVVYNIFPDSFVGEKSGSPTQPREVILENGKVCRSRLGGTLKEVIKNLDYIQALGVNCIYFNPIFAAGEYHKYDTIDYYHIDPCLGTNEEFKHLVEEIHKREMKIIIDGVFNHCSWEFSAFEDVMDKGENSKYIDWFYDLKFPVRRPQSEKEKPGYACFAYEPKMPKLNTSNEEVQKYFANVGTYWIREYKIDGWRLDVANEIDRNFWRKFREAVKKENKEAILIGEVWENAESWLRGDIFDSTMNYEFRRICRDHIIGDNKNALTAAKQLEQMRLRYPTNLVNGQLNLLDSHDVPRFLSLCRGDLRKWKLACILLMLFPGVPSLFYGDEQAICGMKENEYRNPMVWSQNTQLCEFVQKIIEIRKEYIEEDTSYEVLWEETNEKRLTFVRDGRKGRLFVSLNVSDMDQEWNRGEKNMILSSVGDKEPLEALGYKIYI, encoded by the coding sequence ATGAAAAACAACATGAAAATAAATCGTGAGGCGGTTTTGCATATACCGTTATCCAATTATGCATTTGCCAATTCGGAACATAAATTGACCATAAGAATACGAACACAAAAAGACAATGTCTCCGCGTGTACCTTATACTATGGTGATCGGGCTTGTCCTTCCACACCCGTTGTTTTTGAAGAAATTCAGATGGAGATAAAAGCAAGGGATGAACTTTTTGACTATTATGAAGCAACGTTTGAAACACCATATGCCCGTGTATGCTATTATTTTAAGCTGCAAAATGAAGGAGAGTGGACCTATTATTACTCAGAACGTTTTTCTAATGAACTTGCAATTCTTTATTTTGAGCGTAACATTATGGAAGAAAGAAGCGAGTATTATCAGTACCCCTACATATTAAGAACTGAAATACCAGATGTGCCAGCCTGGTTTAAGAAGGCAGTCGTTTATAATATATTTCCAGATAGCTTTGTCGGTGAGAAATCTGGTTCGCCCACACAGCCAAGGGAAGTGATATTAGAAAATGGAAAGGTCTGCAGATCAAGATTAGGAGGAACGCTGAAAGAAGTTATCAAAAATCTGGATTATATCCAGGCACTTGGCGTTAACTGCATTTATTTCAATCCTATATTTGCAGCAGGAGAATACCACAAATATGATACCATTGATTATTATCACATTGATCCGTGTTTGGGAACCAATGAGGAATTTAAACATTTAGTGGAGGAAATTCACAAACGAGAGATGAAAATCATTATAGATGGTGTTTTTAATCATTGCAGCTGGGAATTTTCTGCCTTTGAAGATGTAATGGACAAGGGAGAAAATTCAAAATATATTGATTGGTTTTATGACTTAAAGTTCCCGGTTCGACGGCCGCAGTCGGAAAAAGAAAAACCTGGTTATGCCTGCTTTGCTTATGAGCCTAAGATGCCCAAACTAAATACTTCGAATGAAGAGGTGCAAAAGTATTTTGCCAATGTAGGTACTTATTGGATTCGTGAGTATAAAATAGATGGATGGCGACTAGATGTAGCAAATGAAATAGACCGGAATTTTTGGAGAAAGTTCAGGGAAGCAGTAAAAAAAGAAAATAAGGAAGCAATCCTCATTGGCGAGGTGTGGGAGAATGCAGAAAGCTGGCTTCGGGGAGATATCTTTGATTCAACCATGAATTACGAGTTTAGACGAATTTGCCGTGATCACATCATTGGAGATAATAAAAATGCATTAACTGCTGCCAAACAGCTGGAACAGATGAGGCTCCGTTACCCTACCAATCTTGTAAACGGACAGCTGAATCTGTTGGATAGCCATGATGTGCCCAGATTTTTATCTCTTTGCAGGGGCGACCTGCGGAAGTGGAAATTAGCTTGTATCCTTCTTATGCTGTTTCCGGGAGTCCCCAGCTTATTTTATGGTGATGAACAGGCAATTTGCGGGATGAAGGAAAATGAATACAGGAATCCCATGGTGTGGAGCCAGAATACACAACTATGTGAATTTGTTCAGAAGATCATAGAGATAAGAAAGGAATATATAGAGGAGGACACTTCCTATGAAGTACTATGGGAAGAGACCAATGAAAAACGGTTGACTTTTGTGAGAGACGGAAGAAAGGGAAGATTATTTGTAAGTCTGAATGTTTCAGATATGGATCAGGAATGGAATAGAGGGGAGAAAAATATGATTCTTTCTTCCGTGGGTGATAAAGAGCCTCTGGAAGCGTTGGGATACAAAATATATATATAA
- a CDS encoding sugar ABC transporter permease: MRIKTAKRMARLSILNVFFVLLCFITLIPILYAFLLSVSSDSSAFGNGFLFPQSPTLKNYKAILVEEPFLIWLKNSVVLSLGTMILAMGTSVTASYAFSRFRFRGRNEMLKLLLILNAFPQILSMFAIFRLFKNMNLLNNYIGLILIYAGSMCIFSIWNMKGYFDTIPIEIEESARIDGGSSGQIIWKIILPLARPSIIVTAVMVLIFVWNEYLFATTFLMKEENYNLAGGLYQLQANDYSRSWSLFSAAAILVSVPILILFFSIQKYMVSGLTTGGVKG, encoded by the coding sequence ATGAGGATAAAAACAGCAAAACGCATGGCTCGTCTAAGTATCTTAAATGTATTTTTTGTACTGTTATGTTTTATCACTTTAATACCTATTTTATATGCATTTTTGCTTTCCGTAAGCAGTGATAGTTCTGCATTCGGAAATGGATTCTTATTTCCACAGAGTCCTACCTTGAAAAATTATAAAGCAATCCTGGTGGAGGAGCCATTTCTTATATGGCTTAAAAATTCAGTCGTTCTCAGTCTTGGAACCATGATACTTGCAATGGGGACTTCGGTGACAGCATCGTATGCATTTTCCCGTTTTCGGTTTCGGGGAAGAAATGAGATGTTAAAGCTATTGTTAATTCTGAATGCGTTTCCACAAATCTTATCGATGTTTGCTATATTTAGATTATTTAAAAATATGAATTTATTGAATAATTACATCGGTTTAATCCTGATTTATGCAGGAAGCATGTGTATATTCAGTATCTGGAATATGAAAGGTTACTTCGATACCATTCCTATTGAAATTGAAGAATCTGCAAGAATTGATGGAGGAAGTTCGGGACAGATCATATGGAAGATCATACTACCCCTTGCCAGACCTTCCATTATTGTGACTGCGGTCATGGTATTAATTTTTGTATGGAATGAGTATCTGTTTGCAACTACATTTTTAATGAAAGAGGAGAACTATAACCTTGCAGGCGGGCTTTATCAGCTTCAGGCCAATGATTATAGCAGAAGCTGGTCCTTATTTTCAGCGGCCGCAATTTTAGTTTCAGTACCTATTTTGATCCTGTTTTTTTCCATACAAAAATATATGGTATCAGGACTGACTACAGGAGGAGTGAAAGGATAA
- a CDS encoding extracellular solute-binding protein: MALVLCIAMTAAMVTGCSKNTDSVAAKQGNKEALNTIRIWHDGDKAMIQLMEDHLNEALSDDGITVKFEQKSGLTDQIKLYGSDEVNGPDLYMYAHDSLGMFVEMGALAPITDVIDKAVYADMLPMTLKAGIYKDAQYLMPVYFETLLFIYNKDLWEGEVPSTTEELYSYMKNHTDATAGTYALVNQHSTAYNVAPFINGFGGFIINEQAKSGLNDKKTMEAIEYNKKFAKLEADGDYNTVNALFKDGKAAAIIGGPWLISGVREANINYGIKSLCDFKLPNGHALVPYSGVQGIGVMKHAAETKKEAVEKVLKEIADPQLGIDLAENSRCAPANQKSYENPTVSKDEMIAAMRKTADIAQPMPNIPQMSVMWGPTESLLAAVNKSGKDLNNVADEYQKQAEIAIADMQ, from the coding sequence ATGGCATTGGTTTTGTGTATTGCAATGACTGCTGCAATGGTTACCGGATGTAGTAAAAATACGGACAGCGTTGCAGCAAAGCAGGGGAATAAGGAAGCACTCAATACCATTCGTATTTGGCATGATGGAGACAAGGCAATGATACAGTTGATGGAAGATCATCTAAATGAGGCTTTAAGTGATGATGGAATCACTGTAAAATTCGAGCAAAAGAGCGGGTTAACAGATCAGATTAAACTTTATGGAAGCGATGAGGTGAATGGACCGGATCTTTATATGTATGCCCATGATTCTCTAGGAATGTTCGTGGAAATGGGAGCTTTGGCACCAATCACGGATGTGATTGACAAAGCCGTATATGCGGATATGCTTCCCATGACGCTGAAAGCAGGAATTTATAAGGATGCTCAATACCTGATGCCTGTCTACTTTGAAACACTGCTTTTTATTTATAATAAGGATTTGTGGGAGGGAGAAGTGCCCTCCACCACAGAAGAACTTTATTCCTACATGAAAAACCATACAGATGCCACTGCTGGAACTTATGCTTTAGTGAACCAACATTCAACTGCTTATAATGTAGCTCCCTTTATAAACGGATTTGGCGGATTTATTATCAATGAGCAGGCGAAGTCAGGACTAAATGACAAAAAGACCATGGAGGCAATCGAATATAATAAAAAGTTTGCCAAATTAGAAGCGGACGGGGACTATAATACGGTAAATGCCTTATTTAAAGACGGAAAAGCCGCAGCAATTATTGGCGGACCATGGCTGATATCAGGTGTGAGAGAAGCTAATATCAATTATGGAATAAAATCCTTATGTGATTTCAAGCTGCCAAACGGTCATGCACTTGTGCCATATTCGGGTGTGCAGGGAATTGGTGTTATGAAGCATGCAGCGGAAACGAAAAAAGAAGCAGTGGAAAAGGTGCTGAAAGAAATTGCTGATCCCCAGCTTGGAATTGATCTGGCAGAAAACTCCAGATGCGCTCCTGCGAATCAAAAATCCTATGAAAATCCAACGGTGTCAAAGGATGAAATGATAGCTGCCATGAGAAAGACTGCTGATATTGCACAGCCGATGCCAAACATTCCCCAAATGAGCGTAATGTGGGGACCGACAGAATCACTTCTTGCGGCAGTCAATAAATCGGGCAAAGATTTAAACAACGTAGCGGATGAATATCAAAAACAGGCAGAGATTGCAATCGCAGATATGCAATAA
- a CDS encoding ABC transporter ATP-binding protein: MNPIIQVKNFTKKYGDFVAVNDISFDVEEGSVFAFLGPNGAGKSTTINTLCTIFEKTSGTLLIDGKDVSRQKSEVRSSIGVVFQDSTLDAKMTIEENLKMHCVFYNIPNKEVEERISFVLNLVDLTNERKKMVSALSGGMKRRVEIARGLVHYPKVLFLDEPTTGLDPQTRAHIWEYIMKLQKERNITIFLTTHYMEEAEICNKIAIMDGGVIVAHDTPYALKKKYTKDKAYINTNDEEGFERLLGEHQLNYSKKDGFYKVEAEYLDRLLEVLSVHKEHITNIEIKKGTFNDVFLEITGKKIREEG; the protein is encoded by the coding sequence ATGAATCCAATCATTCAGGTTAAAAACTTCACAAAAAAATATGGTGACTTTGTCGCAGTAAATGATATATCTTTTGATGTGGAAGAAGGCAGTGTATTTGCATTTCTTGGGCCAAATGGTGCTGGAAAAAGCACAACGATAAATACGTTATGTACCATTTTTGAAAAAACTTCCGGTACGTTATTGATCGATGGAAAAGATGTGAGCAGGCAAAAAAGTGAGGTAAGGTCTTCCATTGGAGTTGTATTTCAGGATTCCACTCTTGATGCGAAAATGACCATTGAAGAGAACTTGAAAATGCACTGTGTATTTTATAACATTCCAAACAAGGAAGTAGAAGAACGAATTTCTTTTGTTCTAAACCTTGTGGATTTAACAAATGAAAGAAAGAAAATGGTTTCCGCTTTATCAGGAGGAATGAAACGGCGTGTTGAGATTGCCAGAGGCCTGGTGCATTATCCAAAGGTCTTATTCCTTGATGAACCAACAACCGGGCTGGATCCCCAGACCAGAGCACATATATGGGAATATATTATGAAGCTTCAAAAAGAGAGGAACATAACAATCTTTCTAACCACCCACTATATGGAAGAAGCCGAAATCTGTAATAAGATAGCGATTATGGATGGAGGGGTAATTGTCGCACATGATACCCCTTACGCGTTGAAGAAAAAGTATACAAAGGACAAGGCTTATATCAATACAAACGATGAAGAAGGATTTGAACGCCTGCTAGGGGAGCACCAATTAAACTATTCAAAAAAAGACGGTTTTTACAAGGTAGAAGCAGAGTATCTGGACCGTTTGCTTGAGGTATTAAGCGTTCATAAGGAGCACATTACCAATATCGAAATAAAAAAAGGAACCTTTAATGATGTGTTTCTAGAGATAACAGGGAAAAAGATCAGGGAGGAGGGATAA
- a CDS encoding ABC transporter permease: protein MNTVFALWKRGLKAFVRNKTGLIFSLVFPFFFVYVFGAIFKNDFIENPIAYMLSGVIITTVFESALNLASSTVDDMVSGFMKEVLVSPAKRVYVAMGQLLSAATVATLQGILILVIGLFIGIKFTSWKTPLLVLVSMIFIGIVFSGVGLFLATKVRNGQTFQIVKTAVTMPLTFLSGAYVPLSMLPGSLKFVAYFNPMTYATAFFRMIVLEKGNLPVSELIKEGLVVQINGFAITPIMTFGVILVIGLVFLLLSTISFVKTDFSRLNRSATDANALWG, encoded by the coding sequence ATGAATACAGTATTCGCTTTATGGAAAAGAGGACTAAAAGCATTTGTACGAAATAAGACCGGGTTAATATTTTCACTTGTGTTTCCCTTTTTCTTTGTGTATGTGTTTGGCGCGATATTTAAAAATGATTTCATTGAAAACCCTATCGCGTACATGCTTTCGGGTGTTATTATCACCACTGTATTTGAAAGTGCATTAAATCTTGCGTCTTCAACGGTTGATGACATGGTCAGTGGTTTTATGAAAGAAGTTTTGGTCTCCCCGGCAAAAAGAGTTTACGTTGCAATGGGACAATTACTGTCCGCAGCAACGGTAGCCACCTTACAGGGTATCTTGATCCTGGTAATTGGTTTATTTATCGGCATAAAGTTTACAAGCTGGAAAACGCCTCTATTGGTGCTTGTTTCCATGATCTTTATCGGCATCGTATTCTCTGGTGTTGGTCTGTTCTTAGCTACGAAGGTACGCAACGGACAAACATTTCAGATTGTCAAAACAGCAGTAACAATGCCCCTGACGTTTCTGTCCGGTGCCTATGTTCCGTTGTCCATGCTGCCAGGCTCTTTGAAGTTTGTAGCTTACTTTAATCCCATGACTTATGCCACAGCATTTTTTAGAATGATTGTCCTGGAAAAAGGGAATCTTCCTGTTTCCGAACTGATTAAAGAAGGATTGGTGGTACAAATCAATGGTTTTGCAATTACTCCGATCATGACGTTTGGTGTTATCCTGGTCATTGGTTTGGTGTTCTTGCTTCTTTCAACGATATCCTTTGTTAAGACCGATTTTTCCCGACTGAATCGAAGTGCCACCGATGCCAATGCACTTTGGGGGTAA
- a CDS encoding carbohydrate ABC transporter permease, translating to MNKRNKILPWEYSFPSIILIGLIVVFPIIYTIYISFTNMNLYHWTDYEFIAFDNYRRALTKLDSGFMSALLTTIIWTVLNMVIQILAAYLIALGLNAEGLKLARLYKTLLMFPWAMPAYISILLWRVGIYNPQYGLLNKIRSALGFSNMDFLSENIPAFISCMVLNLWMALPFLIMMMDGALQSVDISYYESARLDGGGWWAQNLYITIPSIKPILAPSIIMTTFTTFKQFDIIYLLTMQKGSLTGATLQTVITYAHQNAFVSNNYGLSSAVSIVIFGFIILFSLFVNRGIREEHV from the coding sequence ATGAACAAGAGAAATAAAATTCTTCCATGGGAATATAGTTTTCCCTCAATCATATTAATCGGATTAATTGTTGTATTTCCGATTATTTATACCATATATATTTCGTTTACAAATATGAATCTGTATCATTGGACAGACTATGAATTTATAGCTTTTGACAATTATAGACGTGCATTAACGAAACTGGATTCAGGTTTTATGTCTGCATTATTAACTACAATCATTTGGACCGTTTTAAATATGGTCATACAGATTTTGGCTGCCTATTTGATTGCACTGGGATTGAATGCAGAAGGGCTAAAGCTGGCAAGACTATACAAAACACTCCTGATGTTTCCTTGGGCCATGCCGGCTTACATATCTATTTTATTATGGAGAGTAGGTATTTATAATCCGCAGTACGGTTTGTTAAATAAAATACGTTCTGCGCTGGGGTTTTCCAACATGGACTTTTTATCTGAAAACATTCCGGCATTCATCTCCTGTATGGTATTAAACTTATGGATGGCACTGCCATTTCTCATTATGATGATGGATGGAGCGTTGCAGAGTGTGGATATCAGCTATTATGAAAGTGCAAGATTAGATGGAGGTGGATGGTGGGCACAAAATTTATATATAACAATACCATCCATTAAGCCCATATTAGCTCCTTCCATTATTATGACGACATTTACCACCTTCAAGCAGTTTGACATTATCTATTTATTAACGATGCAAAAGGGGTCTCTTACAGGAGCAACTCTTCAGACTGTTATTACATATGCGCACCAAAATGCCTTTGTATCTAATAATTATGGGCTTTCTTCTGCTGTATCCATTGTGATATTTGGATTTATCATTCTCTTTTCTTTATTTGTCAATCGAGGCATTCGGGAGGAACACGTATGA